A window of Pseudoalteromonas sp. MEBiC 03607 genomic DNA:
GTATGATAATTGTGTTTTTTATCGTGTAATCACCATTTAGGTTGTATAAATAATAATTATAATAAGCGGCAAAGATAAGTACTCAAATGAGTGCTAGTTGGTTACATCAACGTTCGACGGTTAATGTTACTTTGAAAAAAAGACTATTAAAAATCAGAGATGTGCGTAAATGATCAAACGATTATATTTGGCATTGCTGCTTTTGTGTTTCTTTTTTTCGTCGCTGTGTTTGAGTGAAGAGTTTTCTAATCAGCCTTTTTTTAAAGTATCTCCCACCGTTTGTGTCACTGAAGCAAAACAAAAAGCATGTGAATTCAAAATACAAGTTCATTTTCGCATCGCCCCTTTTGATGAGTTATGTTTAGAAGTAACTCAACGCCCTCAGTACACCCAGTGCTACACACAAAATGGCCTAATTGTTGAACAGCTTAATATTAAAACAAAGCACCCACTGACTATTAAATTAGTAAACCCATTGAGCAATCAGATTGTAAAAAAACAACTACTTTCAATAGCAAATTACGAAGCTAAAGATTACCGCATAAAACGGCGTTTTGGCTGGAGTTTATAATGCAGCATATTTTTTTAATTGAAGATGATGTGAAACTAGCAAGTTTAATTCAAAAGTTTTTAC
This region includes:
- a CDS encoding DUF3019 domain-containing protein, with the protein product MIKRLYLALLLLCFFFSSLCLSEEFSNQPFFKVSPTVCVTEAKQKACEFKIQVHFRIAPFDELCLEVTQRPQYTQCYTQNGLIVEQLNIKTKHPLTIKLVNPLSNQIVKKQLLSIANYEAKDYRIKRRFGWSL